One stretch of Girardinichthys multiradiatus isolate DD_20200921_A chromosome 2, DD_fGirMul_XY1, whole genome shotgun sequence DNA includes these proteins:
- the rapsn gene encoding 43 kDa receptor-associated protein of the synapse, with the protein MNIFTLRIAPEMGQDQTKQQIEKGLRLYQSNQTDKALHVWTKVLEKTSDPGGKFRVLGCLITAHSEMGKYKDMLKYALEQIDTAREMEDPDYLTEGYLNLARSNEKLCDFQKTVSYCKTCLNMQGTTVSLQLNGQVCLSMGNAYLGLSVFQKALESYEKALRYAHNNDDKMLECRVCCSLGNIYVHLKDYEKALFFPCKAAELVNDYGKSWSLKYRAMSQFHMSVAYRKLDRLADAMECCEESMKIALQHGDRPLQALCLLNFADIHRCRHDVNKAFPRYESALGIMTEIGNRLGQTHVYLGVAKCWLLQKEFEKALESLERAQELADGMGNKLSTLKVHCLREGIYRNNKQQEELREQVVKFLQCVEELELYCGMCGESIGDRDQKLQALPCSHIFHLKCLQTNGTKGCPKCFKSSIKPGFV; encoded by the exons atgaatatttttacactACGCATTGCACCAGAAATGGGCCAGGACCAAACAAAGCAGCAGATAGAGAAGGGCCTGAGGTTGTACCAGTCCAATCAGACGGACAAAGCCCTGCATGTGTGGACAAAAGTGCTGGAAAAGACCTCGGATCCTGGGGGGAAATTTCGAGTCCTTGGGTGCCTGATCACAGCCCACTCAGAAATGGGAAAGTACAAAGATATGCTAAAG TACGCCCTTGAACAGATTGACACAGCTCGAGAAATGGAGGACCCAGACTACCTAACTGAAGGCTACCTGAACTTGGCACGCAGCAACGAGAAGCTGTGCGACTTCCAGAAGACGGTGTCCTACTGCAAGACCTGTTTAAATATGCAGGGAACCACTGTGAGCCTGCAGCTCAACGGCCAAGTGTGTTTGAGCATGGGCAACGCCTACTTGGGCCTCAGCGTCTTCCAGAAGGCCCTGGAGAGCTACGAGAAGGCGCTGCGCTATGCACACAACAACGATGACAAGATGCTGGAGTGCAGAGTCTGCTGCAGTCTGGGAAACATCTATGTTCATCTGAAG GACTATGAGAAAGCACTGTTCTTCCCCTGCAAGGCAGCTGAGCTCGTCAACGACTATGGCAAAAGCTGGAGCCTCAAGTATCGTGCCATGAGCCAGTTCCACATGTCTGTGGCCTACAGGAAGCTGGATCGTCTGGCTGACGCCATGGAGTGCTGCgag GAATCCATGAAGATTGCTCTGCAACATGGCGACCGGCCCCTGCAAGCTCTGTGCTTACTAAACTTTGCAGACATACACCGCTGCAGGCATGATGTTAAT AAAGCATTCCCTCGTTACGAGTCTGCATTGGGTATTATGACAGAGATTGGAAACCGTCTGGGACAAACGCACGTCTACCTGGGTGTTGCTAAATGTTGGCTTCTACAGAAAGAATTTGAAAAG GCCCTCGAATCTTTGGAGCGAGCACAGGAACTTGCAGATGGAATGGGAAACAAG CTGAGCACCCTGAAGGTTCACTGCCTGCGTGAGGGCATCTACCGGAACAACAAGCAACAGGAGGAGCTCCGAGAGCAGGTGGTGAAGTTCCTGCAGTGCGTCGAGGAGCTGGAGCTCTACTGCGGCATGTGTGGGGAGTCCATCGGGGACAGGGACCAAAAGCTGCAGGCGTTACCCTGTTCCCACATTTTCCATCTCAA
- the kbtbd4 gene encoding kelch repeat and BTB domain-containing protein 4 yields MESSEEGGVSVRGCVGEENYFIGYTFTDRSHSSRVVKSIMDLCLEDGLFADVTINVDDKQFHLHRLVLSAQSSFFRSMFTSNLKESHNRSIELKDVSASVFQLLIDYIYHGTIKLRVEELQDTYEMADMYQLTALFEECSRFLSRTVEVKNCLQVMWLADRHSDQELYTAAKQCAKIHLAQLYQTEEYLSLPLCLLLDIIKDGVPSSQNPLMAIESWINHNKVEREEFSCLLQENLKEIGENVHIYLIGKEETRTHSLAVSLHCDEDDAISVSGQNSLCHQITAACKHGGDLYVVGGSIPRRMWKCNMHTMDWDRCAPLPRDRLHHTMVSVASEDTIYSLGGKTLQDTLSNAIIFYTVKDNVWTETSQLDTAVSGAAGVNLGGTIYLLGGEENDMDFFTKPSRLIQCFDTSSQKCQIKPYMLPFAGCMHAAVHMDVIFIVAEGDSLVCYNPLLESFTRLRFPEAWSCIPSLWKVASCNGCIYVFRDKCKKGDANTLKFNPATSVVSVIRGIKILLTNWQFVLA; encoded by the exons ATGGAGTCCAGTGAGGAGGGCGGCGTCAGTGTCCGAGGCTGTGTCGGAGAGGAGAATTACTTCATTGGATACACCTTCACTGACCGCTCTCATTCCAGCCGCGTAGTGAAGAGCATCATGGACCTGTGCCTAGAGGACGGCCTGTTTGCAGATGTTACCATCAACGTGGACGACAAGCAGTTTCACCTGCACCGGCTGGTTCTGTCAGCGCAGAGCAGTTTCTTCCGCTCCATGTTCACCTCCAACCTCAAAGAGTCCCACAACCGCTCAATCGAGCTTAAGGATGTAAGCGCCTCTGTCTTCCAGCTGCTGATCGACTACATCTACCACGGCACCATTAAACTGCgggtggaggagctgcaggacacTTATGAGATGGCGGACATGTACCAGCTGACGGCTCTGTTTGAGGAATGCTCCCGCTTCCTCTCGCGGACGGTGGAGGTCAAGAACTGCTTACAG GTGATGTGGCTTGCAGACAGACACAGTGACCAGGAGTTGTATACTGCAGCCAAGCAGTGTGCTAAAATCCACCTCGCTCAACTCTATCAGACAGAAGAATATCTCAGTCTGCCTCTCTGTCTGCTGCTGGATATCATCAAGG atGGAGTTCCCAGCTCCCAGAATCCATTGATGGCCATCGAGTCGTGGATAAACCATAACAAGGTTGAGAGAGAGGAGTTCTCCTGCCTCCTCCAGGAGAATCTGAAG GAAATCGGGGAGAACGTCCACATTTATCTGATTGGTAAAGAGGAGACCAGGACTCACTCTCTTGCTGTGTCGCTGCATTGTGACGAGGACGATGCgatcagtgtgagcggccagaACAGTCTGTGCCATCAGATCACCGCCGCCTGTAAACACGGCGGGGACTTGTACGTGGTAGGGGGGTCCATCCCCCGCCGTATGTGGAAGTGCAATATGCACACCATGGACTGGGATCGCTGCGCACCATTGCCCAGAGATCGCCTTCACCACACCATGGTGTCTGTGGCGTCTGAGGACACCATCTACTCCCTGGGAGGCAAGACGCTGCAGGACACACTGTCGAACGCCATCATTTTCTACACAGTGAAGGACAACGTGTGGACAGAGACCAGCCAATTGGACACCGCCGTGTCCGGAGCCGCTGGCGTCAACCTGGGAGGCACCATCTACCTGCTCGGAGGGGAGGAAAATGACATGGACTTCTTCACTAAGCCGTCCCGTCTCATTCAGTGCTTTGACACGTCCTCTCAGAAGTGCCAGATCAAGCCCTACATGCTGCCATTCGCAGGCTGCATGCATGCCGCCGTCCACATGGATGTGATCTTTATTGTCGCAGAAGGAGACTCACTGGTGTGCTACAACCCTCTGCTGGAGAGTTTCACGCGCCTGCGCTTCCCCGAGGCCTGGAGCTGCATCCCTTCGCTGTGGAAGGTGGCCAGCTGTAACGGCTGCATATACGTCTTCAGAGACAAATGTAAGAAAGGTGACGCTAATACGTTAAAGTTTAACCCGGCCACATCTGTGGTCTCGGTTATCAGAGGTATAAAGATCCTCCTGACGAACTGGCAGTTTGTACTGGCCTAA
- the LOC124882042 gene encoding protein FAM180A isoform X1, whose amino-acid sequence MNAQLKLWLPIILGLWLDQVLHAGIGPDPATAASSLSDGNLMFEFLLGGVKINPDNNVFLLDEELASMRKGREFLSQINDGIPKHQSSMELMVQRLEARQKTPLTQEQFKNLVLSMVYAALQAGVQRSKEEREAWGGVLLQLANVTAYELRGGFLFNYT is encoded by the exons ATGAATGCACAACTAAAACTCTGGCTCCCAATTATTCTGGGACTTTGGCTTGATCAAGTGCTGCATG CAGGCATAGGTCCAGATCCTGCAACGGCTGCCTCGTCTCTCTCTGATGGAAACTTGATGTTTGAG TTTTTGCTGGGTGGGGTGAAGATAAACCCGGATAACAACGTGTTCCTGCTTGACGAGGAGCTGGCATCGATGAGGAAAGGGCGGGAATTCCTGTCTCAGATCAATGACGGCATTCCAAAACATCAGAGCTCAATGGAGCTTATGGTACAAAGACTGGAGGCTCGACAGAAGACGCCTCTGACTCAGGAACAGTTTAAGAACCTGGTTCTGAGCATGGTGTACGCTGCTCTGCAGGCTGGGGTACAGAGGAGCAAAGAGGAGCGAGAAGCCTGGGGTGGAGTGCTCCTCCAGCTGGCAAACGTCACCGCCTACGAATTACGGGGAGGTTTTCTCTTCAATTATACTTAA
- the LOC124882042 gene encoding protein FAM180A isoform X2 translates to MNAQLKLWLPIILGLWLDQVLHGIGPDPATAASSLSDGNLMFEFLLGGVKINPDNNVFLLDEELASMRKGREFLSQINDGIPKHQSSMELMVQRLEARQKTPLTQEQFKNLVLSMVYAALQAGVQRSKEEREAWGGVLLQLANVTAYELRGGFLFNYT, encoded by the exons ATGAATGCACAACTAAAACTCTGGCTCCCAATTATTCTGGGACTTTGGCTTGATCAAGTGCTGCATG GCATAGGTCCAGATCCTGCAACGGCTGCCTCGTCTCTCTCTGATGGAAACTTGATGTTTGAG TTTTTGCTGGGTGGGGTGAAGATAAACCCGGATAACAACGTGTTCCTGCTTGACGAGGAGCTGGCATCGATGAGGAAAGGGCGGGAATTCCTGTCTCAGATCAATGACGGCATTCCAAAACATCAGAGCTCAATGGAGCTTATGGTACAAAGACTGGAGGCTCGACAGAAGACGCCTCTGACTCAGGAACAGTTTAAGAACCTGGTTCTGAGCATGGTGTACGCTGCTCTGCAGGCTGGGGTACAGAGGAGCAAAGAGGAGCGAGAAGCCTGGGGTGGAGTGCTCCTCCAGCTGGCAAACGTCACCGCCTACGAATTACGGGGAGGTTTTCTCTTCAATTATACTTAA
- the ddb2 gene encoding DNA damage-binding protein 2 isoform X2: MKSKPTKRLANGSKSKMTKRAAEDSGLSPTKKLRDKIDGETSKAGPPYSSAGAQRKNGHGSILHYIYKSTLGQSLHSQMRRCLQEPFVRSLSSYHFHGAGSPFDRRITCLEWHPTHPTTVAAASKGGDIFLWDFEKSEKKSFIRGMGPGDSVTDMKFNLLNPTQLFTSSMGGMTALRDFSGTTLTVFANTDTLNFWYCCVDVSVSRQMLVTGDNVGELILLGLDGQKIFSSKLHKAKVTHAEFNSRCDWLLATASVDHTVKLWDLRNIKDKKSFLHELPHERAVNSAYFNPLDCSKLLTTDQHDQIRVYSSCDWSKPQHIIQHPHRQFQHLTPIKATWHPLHDLIVVGRYPDDRVCPGDQRTIDLFDSNSGELVFQMYDSTASGIKSINKFSPMGDVIGSGMGVTLLIWDHDESFVSDRHKPLEETSASAEGLRGQRRNQQRSSRDRRGLAGDANLKKKLASLEERETKTKTRCTKQKQTQMRKK; the protein is encoded by the exons ATGAAAAGCAAGCCCACCAAGAGACTAGCAAATGGatcaaaaagtaaaatgacGAAAAGAGCCGCAGAGGACTCTGGCCTGTCGCCGACTAAAAAACTGCGAGACAAGATAGATGGAGAAACATCCAAAGCAG GACCTCCTTACAGTTCTGCAGGAGCCCAGAGGAAGAATGGCCATGGGAGCATTTTGCACTATATATACAAGAGCACTCTGGGTCAGAGTTTGCACTCTCAGATGAGACGG TGTCTCCAGGAGCCCTTCGTTCGATCTCTGTCATCCTATCATTTCCACGGTGCCGGCAGTCCGTTCGACCGCAGGATCACCTGTCTGGAGTGGCACCCCACTCACCCCACCACTGTGGCGGCTGCCTCGAAAGGGggggacatttttctgtgggactTTGAGAAGTCTGAGAAGAAAAGCTTTATTCGAGGG ATGGGGCCTGGAGATTCAGTTACAGACATGAAGTTTAACCTGTTAAATCCCACTCAGCTGTTCACCTCGTCTATGGGAGGTATGACAGCACTCCGAGATTTCAGTGGGACAACCCTAACAGTGTTTGCCAACACAGACACCCTGAA cTTTTGGTACTGTTGCGTCGATGTGTCTGTGAGTCGACAGATGCTTGTGACTGGGGACAACGTGGGAGAGCTCATACTTCTGGGTCTGGACGGGCAAAAG attttcagCAGCAAGTTGCACAAAGCCAAAGTGACACATGCAGAGTTTAACTCCCGATGCGACTGGTTGCTGGCGACGGCCTCGGTTGATCACACGGTGAAGCTTTGGGACCTGAGGAACATCAAGGACAAGAAGAGCTTCCTCCACGAACTGCCTCACGAGAGAGCTGTCAACTCAG CCTATTTCAACCCTCTGGACTGCTCCAAGCTGCTCACCACAGACCAGCACGACCAGATCCGCGTGTACTCGTCCTGTGACTGGTCGAAGCCTCAGCACATCATCCAGCACCCACACAGACAGTTCCAGCACCTCACTCCCATCAAG GCCACATGGCATCCCCTGCATGACCTGATTGTGGTGGGGCGTTACCCGGATGACCGCGTCTGTCCTGGAGATCAGAGAACCATTGACCTCTTTGACTCCAACAGTGGGGAGCTGGTGTTTCAGATGTATGATTCCACTGCCTCAGGGATCAAATCT ATCAACAAGTTCAGTCCGATGGGCGACGTCATCGGATCTGGAATGG GTGTAACACTACTGATCTGGGACCACGATGAGTCGTTTGTCAGCGACCGACACAAACCGCTTGAGGAAACATCAGCTTCAGCGGAAGGGTTAAGAGGTCAGCGAAGGAATCAGCAGCGCTCTAGCAGAGACCGGAGGGGTCTGGCTGGGGATGCAAACCTGAAGAAAAAGCTAGCTTCTCTGGAAGAAAGGGAgaccaaaaccaaaaccaggtgcaccaaacaaaaacaaactcagaTGAGGAAGAAGTAA
- the ddb2 gene encoding DNA damage-binding protein 2 isoform X1 has translation MKSKPTKRLANGSKSKMTKRAAEDSGLSPTKKLRDKIDGETSKAGPPYSSAGAQRKNGHGSILHYIYKSTLGQSLHSQMRRCLQEPFVRSLSSYHFHGAGSPFDRRITCLEWHPTHPTTVAAASKGGDIFLWDFEKSEKKSFIRGNGAGDFIGGMKFCSTDLSRIYAASGEGTLSLQSFEGHTPTLLSRTQDCGHDHHNVCFWYCCVDVSVSRQMLVTGDNVGELILLGLDGQKIFSSKLHKAKVTHAEFNSRCDWLLATASVDHTVKLWDLRNIKDKKSFLHELPHERAVNSAYFNPLDCSKLLTTDQHDQIRVYSSCDWSKPQHIIQHPHRQFQHLTPIKATWHPLHDLIVVGRYPDDRVCPGDQRTIDLFDSNSGELVFQMYDSTASGIKSINKFSPMGDVIGSGMGVTLLIWDHDESFVSDRHKPLEETSASAEGLRGQRRNQQRSSRDRRGLAGDANLKKKLASLEERETKTKTRCTKQKQTQMRKK, from the exons ATGAAAAGCAAGCCCACCAAGAGACTAGCAAATGGatcaaaaagtaaaatgacGAAAAGAGCCGCAGAGGACTCTGGCCTGTCGCCGACTAAAAAACTGCGAGACAAGATAGATGGAGAAACATCCAAAGCAG GACCTCCTTACAGTTCTGCAGGAGCCCAGAGGAAGAATGGCCATGGGAGCATTTTGCACTATATATACAAGAGCACTCTGGGTCAGAGTTTGCACTCTCAGATGAGACGG TGTCTCCAGGAGCCCTTCGTTCGATCTCTGTCATCCTATCATTTCCACGGTGCCGGCAGTCCGTTCGACCGCAGGATCACCTGTCTGGAGTGGCACCCCACTCACCCCACCACTGTGGCGGCTGCCTCGAAAGGGggggacatttttctgtgggactTTGAGAAGTCTGAGAAGAAAAGCTTTATTCGAGGG AACGGAGCAGGAGACTTTATTGGAGGGATGAAGTTTTGCTCCACAGACCTTTCCAGAATTTATGCGGCCTCTGGTGAGGGGACACTGAGCCTGCAGAGCTTTGAGGGCCACACTCCCACCCTACTGTCCAGAACTCAAGACTGTGGTCATGATCACCACAATGTTTG cTTTTGGTACTGTTGCGTCGATGTGTCTGTGAGTCGACAGATGCTTGTGACTGGGGACAACGTGGGAGAGCTCATACTTCTGGGTCTGGACGGGCAAAAG attttcagCAGCAAGTTGCACAAAGCCAAAGTGACACATGCAGAGTTTAACTCCCGATGCGACTGGTTGCTGGCGACGGCCTCGGTTGATCACACGGTGAAGCTTTGGGACCTGAGGAACATCAAGGACAAGAAGAGCTTCCTCCACGAACTGCCTCACGAGAGAGCTGTCAACTCAG CCTATTTCAACCCTCTGGACTGCTCCAAGCTGCTCACCACAGACCAGCACGACCAGATCCGCGTGTACTCGTCCTGTGACTGGTCGAAGCCTCAGCACATCATCCAGCACCCACACAGACAGTTCCAGCACCTCACTCCCATCAAG GCCACATGGCATCCCCTGCATGACCTGATTGTGGTGGGGCGTTACCCGGATGACCGCGTCTGTCCTGGAGATCAGAGAACCATTGACCTCTTTGACTCCAACAGTGGGGAGCTGGTGTTTCAGATGTATGATTCCACTGCCTCAGGGATCAAATCT ATCAACAAGTTCAGTCCGATGGGCGACGTCATCGGATCTGGAATGG GTGTAACACTACTGATCTGGGACCACGATGAGTCGTTTGTCAGCGACCGACACAAACCGCTTGAGGAAACATCAGCTTCAGCGGAAGGGTTAAGAGGTCAGCGAAGGAATCAGCAGCGCTCTAGCAGAGACCGGAGGGGTCTGGCTGGGGATGCAAACCTGAAGAAAAAGCTAGCTTCTCTGGAAGAAAGGGAgaccaaaaccaaaaccaggtgcaccaaacaaaaacaaactcagaTGAGGAAGAAGTAA